The DNA window TTTTCCAAACGAAGCTTATCATTTGTGCGGATGTGATTTTTGCCAAAGGTTGTGCTTCAATCCATTTGGAAAAGTAATCAATTGCAACTACCAAGTATTTTACCTGTCTTGGAGCGGTGGGGAAGGGTCCTAGAATATCAATTCCCCATTTTTCGAATGGCCAGCTTACCGTTGAATGATGAAGATGCTCTGCCGGTAGATGAATGGTCGGCGAATGCCGCTGACAATTATCACATGTTCTGACCTTGTGTTTGCTATCTTCCCATAtcgtcggccagtagaacccggctcgGAGGATTTTCTGTGACAGGCTTCGAGCTCCAGAGTGTATTCCACAAATTCCTTCGTGTGCTTCGGACAAAACAAGTTCGGCGTCTGCCCTGTTTAAACATTTTAGTAAAGGTCGAGAGTATCCTCGCCTGTACAGGTTATCATTTAGCAGTGTATAATAGGAGGCCTGTCTTCTGAATTTACCTTTATTGTCAATGTGACTCGGGATTGTTCCAGAACGGAGGTATTGAATGTAAGGTTGTTGCCAATTATCGTTATCAACAATGTTTAGAACGTTATGTGTATCAATACTCGGCTTATCTAGTGTTGACTATAAAAGAGTAGTGGTGTGTGCCTGTGTAGTTGCTAATTTTGACAGAATATCTGCTCTATGGTTTTCTTCCCTAGGTATATGAATGATGTTgattgttgaaaatttttttaatagttgatGGACAATATGCAGGTATTTTAATAAGATCGGGTCTTTTGTCTGAAAACTGTGGTTCACCTGTTGGACGACTAATAATGAATCACAGTAAACCCTTAAATTATCAATACGAAGATCGGTTGCTAACCTGAGCCCTGCGATGAGGGCCTCATACTCGGATTGGTTATTGCTAGCCTTGAATGAGAATCTGAGGGAGTGCTCGAGGACTATCCCATCTGAATTTTCGAGTAGTATTCCAGCGCCAGCGCCTTGAGGGTTGGAAGCCCCGTCTACAAACAAGGTCCAGGTTGGAATTGATGTGTCCGAGCATGGTTCCGTAAGTTCGGCGACAAAGTCAACTAGGTATTGGGACTTGACCGACCCTCGTGGCTGATATTGAATGTCAAATTCTGACAACTCAATAGCCCATTTAATTAGTCTTCCTGCTAATTCGGGTTTTGAAAGAACCTGCCGTAAAGGTTGTCCTGTTCTGACGATGATTGTGTGGCTTTGAAAATATGGTCGGAGGCGTCTTGATGAGAATACTAGTGCTAAGGCAAGTTTTTCCAACCTTGGGTAGCGAAGCTCGGCGTTTTGTAAGGACTTGCTCACAAAATAGACTGGCTGTTGGTTCCGATCTGTTTCTGTTACAAGTGCAGAACTGATAGCAGTGTCAGTAATGGATAAGTATATGTATAACGGCTCACCAGATTTTGGTTTTTGTAAGACAGGGGGTTTTGAAAgaaattcttttaaattctgGAAAGCCATTTCACAGTCCTGATTCCATTCAAAatgctttgctttcttttttaaacATTGAAAGAAATTTGACGATTTAGGTGCTAAGCATGGTAGAAATCTAGATAAAGCGGCTAATCGTCCTGTTAGCCGTTGAACCTCTTTTACTGTGGATGGGCTTTGCATGGTGAGTATTGCTTGACATTTttctggatttgcttcaattcctcgGCTTGTGAGGATGAATCCGAGGAATTTTCCTCCCTGCACTCCGAAGGCGCATTTTTCTGGATTTAGCCTCATGTTGTATCGTCGGATCTGTCCGAAGATTTCAGCTAGGTCTTGGATATGAGAGTCGCCAAGCTTTGTTTTGGCGAcc is part of the Arachis duranensis cultivar V14167 chromosome 1, aradu.V14167.gnm2.J7QH, whole genome shotgun sequence genome and encodes:
- the LOC107470831 gene encoding uncharacterized protein LOC107470831 translates to MARQCGYGATYQRLMNKIFQQQIGRNIEVYVDDMVAKTKLGDSHIQDLAEIFGQIRRYNMRLNPEKCAFGVQGGKFLGFILTSRGIEANPEKCQAILTMQSPSTVKEVQRLTGRLAALSRFLPCLAPKSSNFFQCLKKKAKHFEWNQDCEMAFQNLKEFLSKPPVLQKPKSGEPLYIYLSITDTAISSALVTETDRNQQPVYFVSKSLQNAELRYPRLEKLALALVFSSRRLRPYFQSHTIIVRTGQPLRQVLSKPELAGRLIKWAIELSEFDIQYQPRGSVKSQYLVDFVAELTEPCSDTSIPTWTLFVDGASNPQGAGAGILLENSDGIVLEHSLRFSFKASNNQSEYEALIAGLRLATDLRIDNLRVYCDSLLVVQQSTLDKPSIDTHNVLNIVDNDNWQQPYIQYLRSGTIPSHIDNKGQTPNLFCPKHTKEFVEYTLELEACHRKSSEPGSTGRRYGKIANTRSEHVIIVSGIRRPFIYRQSIFIIQRFGIPSNITTDNGRQFIDQSFKAFLQNLKIKQHFSYVEHPQSNGLAEAANKVILQALRKKLDNAKGLWAELVPEESPFRLVYGSEAMIPIEVSHGSMRTIAKEHDQARQADLDLIEEIRETAAIRHRALQQQLSRRYGQKVKPRSFNTGDLVLRKTEQARRPPSHGKLAATWEGPYKISEVLGRGAYKLEDISGTKLPNTWNVGSLKRYYS